In the Corynebacterium suedekumii genome, one interval contains:
- a CDS encoding DUF3558 domain-containing protein: MPARRLLIAVCALALTACTPLIDDPSSPSTAAPAASETSGNESTTADAQAPTFELGEFDPEGDFELFDPCTEIPAEVLTEAGFGKQIGEMDYELPMSVMCSFTSTDAAQLRGLFTLTGDRNPQSKLIERGYMIDGSPASSVPGAYLHHLGDDFPGSCSAAMHTTRGRLIVKYGEISTERSSEEICSIALHQLEALKENLGD, translated from the coding sequence ATGCCCGCCCGCCGACTTCTCATCGCCGTGTGCGCTCTTGCGCTCACCGCCTGCACCCCGCTTATCGACGACCCCTCGTCCCCCTCCACCGCCGCACCCGCGGCGTCCGAGACATCAGGGAACGAATCGACGACCGCGGACGCGCAGGCACCCACCTTCGAACTGGGGGAGTTCGACCCGGAAGGTGACTTCGAGCTCTTCGACCCGTGCACGGAGATCCCGGCGGAGGTTCTCACGGAGGCGGGGTTCGGGAAACAAATTGGGGAGATGGATTATGAGTTACCAATGTCGGTGATGTGTTCTTTCACTTCAACGGATGCAGCACAGTTGCGTGGATTATTCACTCTCACCGGAGATCGAAACCCACAGAGCAAGCTGATAGAACGTGGCTACATGATCGACGGATCGCCTGCATCTTCTGTGCCCGGTGCCTATTTACATCATTTGGGGGATGATTTCCCAGGGTCGTGCAGCGCAGCGATGCATACCACTCGGGGGCGCCTGATCGTGAAGTACGGGGAAATTTCAACTGAGAGAAGCAGTGAAGAAATCTGTTCGATCGCACTACATCAACTCGAAGCACTTAAAGAAAATCTGGGGGATTGA
- a CDS encoding MalY/PatB family protein, giving the protein MLFPTLDELRARQTRKWTVYGEDILPLWIAESDFPTCPPVKQAIHDAVAHESFGYTPATSDLPDAVSDFYADRYGWRPDPSMIVHVPDVVRGLLLAVQYMTKPESSVIVPVPSYPPFLEVPETAGRMRVGVDAYGGLDLAEIEAAFADGAGSILLASPNNPLGYTFDAEFLTDLCALADRYDARVLVDEIHAPMVFDGTHVAAAGLNETAAKVCITITATSKAWNIAGLKCAQMIFTNPTDLDTWHGMTGVAKDGTSTLGIFAAIACYREGVAYLDEQIAYLRENRDWLAAELPKRVPGLKVSRPEATYLMWLDFSDTVIGHLERPAIWVREHAKVAFNDGLHFGEGGLHHARLNFATSREILEEAVGRLAAAFADLQR; this is encoded by the coding sequence ATGCTGTTTCCCACCCTCGATGAACTCAGAGCCCGCCAGACCCGCAAGTGGACCGTCTACGGCGAGGACATTCTGCCGCTGTGGATCGCCGAGAGTGACTTCCCCACGTGCCCGCCGGTGAAGCAGGCGATTCATGATGCCGTGGCGCACGAGTCCTTCGGTTACACGCCGGCGACCTCGGATCTGCCGGACGCGGTCAGTGACTTCTACGCGGACCGCTACGGCTGGCGCCCGGATCCGTCGATGATCGTCCACGTGCCCGATGTGGTCCGGGGCCTGCTGCTGGCGGTGCAGTACATGACGAAGCCGGAGTCGAGTGTCATCGTGCCGGTGCCGTCGTACCCGCCGTTCCTCGAGGTGCCGGAAACCGCGGGCCGGATGCGCGTGGGCGTCGACGCCTACGGCGGCCTGGACCTGGCCGAGATTGAGGCGGCGTTCGCGGACGGGGCGGGGTCGATCCTGCTGGCGTCGCCGAACAATCCGTTGGGCTACACCTTCGACGCGGAGTTCCTCACCGATCTGTGTGCGCTGGCGGACAGGTATGACGCCCGGGTGCTCGTCGACGAGATCCACGCGCCCATGGTCTTCGACGGCACGCATGTCGCCGCAGCGGGGCTGAATGAGACGGCCGCGAAGGTGTGCATCACCATCACGGCGACCTCAAAGGCGTGGAATATCGCCGGCCTGAAGTGTGCGCAGATGATCTTCACCAACCCGACGGATCTGGACACCTGGCACGGCATGACGGGGGTGGCCAAGGACGGCACCTCCACGCTGGGTATCTTCGCGGCCATCGCGTGCTACCGGGAGGGTGTCGCCTACCTCGACGAGCAGATCGCCTACCTGCGGGAGAACCGGGACTGGCTGGCCGCTGAGCTGCCGAAGCGTGTCCCGGGTCTGAAGGTGTCCCGCCCGGAGGCGACGTATCTCATGTGGCTGGATTTCTCGGATACGGTGATCGGCCACCTGGAGCGGCCGGCGATCTGGGTGCGGGAGCATGCGAAGGTGGCGTTCAATGACGGCCTGCACTTCGGTGAGGGCGGGCTGCATCATGCGCGCCTGAACTTCGCCACATCCCGGGAGATCCTCGAGGAGGCCGTGGGGCGCCTGGCGGCGGCGTTCGCTGACCTTCAGCGGTAA
- the idi gene encoding isopentenyl-diphosphate Delta-isomerase, translating into MTDDVELVVLADENGRPAGTAPKATVHTENTPLHFAFSCFLLDAQGRLLMTRRALGKKTWPGVWTNSFCGHPGPGEELPDAIRRRSVQELGLPAGAVVDIEPAVPDFRYRAVDSSGIVEWEICPVYVARLAEGAEPDPVPAEIDSLAWVDPADVIAAVEATPFAFSQWLAEELRHESLRSKLLG; encoded by the coding sequence ATGACTGACGACGTTGAACTGGTGGTCCTCGCCGACGAGAACGGCCGGCCTGCCGGGACCGCGCCGAAGGCCACCGTCCACACCGAGAACACGCCGCTGCACTTCGCGTTCTCCTGTTTTCTGCTGGACGCGCAGGGTCGGCTGCTGATGACACGGCGCGCGCTGGGCAAGAAGACCTGGCCCGGCGTGTGGACCAACAGCTTCTGTGGCCATCCCGGCCCCGGTGAGGAGCTGCCGGACGCGATCCGGCGCCGCAGCGTCCAGGAGCTGGGGCTGCCGGCCGGCGCGGTCGTGGACATCGAACCGGCGGTGCCGGACTTCCGGTACCGGGCGGTCGATTCCAGCGGCATCGTCGAATGGGAGATCTGCCCCGTCTACGTCGCCCGGCTGGCCGAGGGCGCGGAGCCGGACCCGGTGCCGGCGGAGATCGATTCGCTGGCCTGGGTCGACCCCGCCGACGTCATCGCCGCCGTGGAGGCGACCCCGTTCGCCTTCAGCCAGTGGCTGGCCGAGGAACTACGCCACGAGAGCCTGCGTTCCAAGCTGCTGGGGTAG
- a CDS encoding M3 family metallopeptidase codes for MNPLLSPSDLPYQLPAFASITLGDAVEAFDVALAEQEREIAAILDAGEPTWENTVEALESSGRTLERAAAWLFNLQGTDATDEMDAVAADIVPRLSAHSDAIYQNEALYQRLISVPVPDDAESHRLHDLLLRRFTRCGANLDAAGKQRLAEINQRLSSLSEEFGRALLADTKKLAVRVDDAEQLAGLSASRIESARAAADGDGYLIPVELPTVQSLQSVLKDPATRAALYEASQARGTESTVGNLVEQVRLRAERARLLGFDTHADYVIAEETAGTAQAARDLLFDLAPAAAANAEAERKLSSELAGEPVSGADWPYWQGKVLERDYSLDEEELSKYFPLRQVLVDGVFHAAHRLYGITVTARTDLQGYADGVDVWEITDADGEGLGLLLTDYVARPTKRGGAWMSSFVDQSELLGTKPVVVNVMSITHPADGSDPLLSIDEVTTLFHEFGHALHGLLSKVRYPTLSGTNVPRDWVEFPSQINENWAFDPEVARNYARHVDTGEIIDDALLTAVQESRQFGQGFATSEYLAAAIIDLAWHSLTPEQAAQVGEDADAVRAFEDAALAEAGLTVDEPAPRYRSTYFNHIFGGGYSAGYYSYLWAEALDADGFDWFTEQPDVRAAGEKFRDLILSRGASLDYGDAFRELRGRDKDVAPLLRRRGLAGVEHS; via the coding sequence ATGAATCCGTTGCTCTCCCCGTCCGACCTGCCGTACCAGCTGCCCGCGTTCGCCTCCATCACGCTCGGCGACGCCGTCGAGGCCTTCGACGTCGCCTTAGCCGAGCAGGAGCGGGAGATCGCCGCGATCCTCGACGCCGGCGAGCCGACCTGGGAGAACACGGTCGAGGCGCTGGAGTCCTCGGGCCGGACCCTGGAGCGTGCCGCCGCGTGGCTGTTCAACCTGCAGGGCACCGACGCCACCGATGAGATGGACGCGGTCGCCGCCGACATCGTCCCCCGCCTGTCCGCGCATTCCGATGCGATCTACCAGAATGAGGCCCTCTACCAGCGGCTTATCAGCGTCCCCGTGCCCGACGACGCCGAATCTCACCGCCTGCACGACCTGCTGCTGCGGCGCTTCACGCGCTGCGGCGCGAACCTCGACGCCGCCGGCAAGCAGCGCCTGGCCGAGATCAACCAGCGCCTGAGCTCCCTGTCGGAGGAGTTCGGCCGCGCCCTGCTCGCGGACACGAAGAAGCTGGCCGTCCGCGTCGACGATGCCGAGCAGCTCGCCGGCCTGTCCGCCTCCCGCATCGAGTCCGCCCGCGCCGCCGCCGACGGTGACGGCTACCTCATCCCCGTCGAGCTGCCCACCGTGCAGTCGCTGCAGTCGGTGCTGAAAGATCCCGCCACCCGTGCCGCCCTCTACGAGGCGTCCCAGGCCCGCGGGACCGAATCCACCGTCGGCAACCTCGTCGAGCAGGTGCGCCTGCGGGCCGAGCGCGCCCGCCTGCTGGGCTTTGACACCCACGCCGACTACGTCATCGCCGAGGAGACCGCCGGTACCGCCCAAGCGGCCCGCGACCTGCTCTTCGACCTCGCCCCGGCCGCCGCCGCCAACGCCGAGGCCGAGCGCAAACTCTCCTCCGAGCTCGCCGGGGAACCGGTCTCGGGGGCGGACTGGCCCTACTGGCAGGGCAAGGTCCTCGAACGGGACTACTCGCTCGACGAGGAGGAGCTGTCGAAATACTTCCCACTGCGCCAGGTGCTCGTCGACGGCGTCTTCCACGCCGCCCACCGCCTCTACGGCATCACCGTCACCGCGCGCACCGACCTGCAGGGCTACGCCGACGGTGTCGACGTCTGGGAGATCACCGACGCCGACGGCGAGGGCCTCGGTCTGCTGCTCACCGACTACGTGGCCCGGCCCACCAAGCGTGGCGGGGCGTGGATGAGCTCCTTCGTCGACCAGTCCGAGCTGCTGGGCACGAAACCGGTGGTGGTCAACGTCATGTCCATCACCCACCCGGCCGACGGCTCCGACCCGCTGCTGAGCATCGACGAGGTGACCACCCTCTTCCACGAGTTCGGCCACGCCCTCCACGGCCTGCTGTCGAAGGTCCGCTACCCGACGCTCTCGGGCACGAACGTCCCCCGCGACTGGGTCGAGTTCCCCTCCCAGATCAACGAGAACTGGGCCTTCGACCCCGAGGTCGCCCGCAACTACGCCCGCCACGTCGACACCGGCGAGATCATCGACGATGCGCTGCTCACCGCCGTGCAGGAATCCCGCCAGTTCGGGCAGGGCTTTGCGACGTCCGAGTACCTCGCCGCCGCCATCATCGACCTGGCCTGGCACTCCCTCACGCCCGAACAGGCCGCGCAGGTGGGGGAGGACGCCGACGCCGTCCGCGCCTTCGAGGACGCCGCCCTCGCCGAGGCCGGCCTGACCGTCGACGAACCCGCCCCCCGCTACCGCTCCACCTACTTCAACCACATCTTCGGCGGCGGCTACTCCGCCGGCTACTACTCCTACCTGTGGGCCGAGGCCCTCGACGCCGACGGCTTCGACTGGTTCACCGAACAGCCGGACGTCCGCGCCGCCGGCGAGAAGTTCCGCGACCTCATCCTCTCCCGCGGCGCCTCCCTCGACTACGGCGACGCCTTCCGCGAGCTGCGCGGCCGCGACAAGGACGTCGCGCCGCTGCTGCGCCGCCGCGGGCTCGCCGGAGTGGAGCACTCATGA
- a CDS encoding carboxylesterase family protein has translation MTDVRVSCPAGTIVGVTDGDVTHFHSIPYSDIPGDFLDAERLPPQDLIDARAYRPGSIALTVVTPAGARELADLPVIVYIHGGRYEYGTHGDRRAEGTPNAHAGVITVHIGYRVKLAGLARFHDDEPHHYRGIDDCQLGLEWVQRNIESFGGDPTNVTLVGQSAGATTALWLTRRDHYRGGFRRVMAMSPCFPRASFADRKGTLRMALGKPVTRAALSRMPARALDRGYNRFRTWYAMDMALGPTPLDGRELADIPLWVTSTREEFYHIPAGRKADSSRLRERLARGLAKRMGMTGSFDTWLAAAREIDPRRIGGRLIGDAQNRRWVSQTAEEAPGRVWMSEFVRDHGPALHCADIPTVFGLEPGPSHDLLLTFARGEELPWPEFDADGERTALRINLDSGETTLVNDPLKMVREAFGSAAP, from the coding sequence ATGACTGACGTGCGCGTGAGCTGCCCGGCCGGCACCATCGTCGGCGTCACCGACGGGGACGTGACCCACTTCCACTCCATCCCCTACTCCGACATCCCCGGCGACTTCCTCGACGCCGAGCGCCTGCCTCCCCAGGATCTTATCGACGCCCGCGCCTACCGCCCCGGCTCCATCGCCCTCACCGTGGTCACCCCCGCCGGCGCCCGCGAACTCGCCGACCTGCCGGTGATCGTCTACATCCACGGCGGCCGCTACGAGTACGGCACCCACGGCGACCGCCGCGCCGAGGGCACCCCCAACGCACACGCCGGCGTCATCACCGTCCACATCGGCTACCGCGTGAAACTCGCCGGCCTCGCCCGCTTCCACGACGACGAACCCCACCACTACCGCGGCATCGACGACTGCCAGCTCGGGCTCGAATGGGTCCAGCGCAACATCGAGTCCTTCGGCGGCGACCCCACCAACGTCACCCTCGTCGGCCAGTCCGCCGGCGCCACCACCGCCCTGTGGCTCACCCGCCGCGACCACTACCGCGGTGGCTTCCGCCGCGTCATGGCCATGTCCCCCTGCTTCCCCCGCGCCTCCTTCGCCGACCGCAAGGGCACACTGCGCATGGCGCTGGGTAAGCCTGTCACCCGCGCCGCCCTCTCCCGGATGCCGGCGCGGGCGTTGGACCGCGGATACAACCGTTTCCGCACCTGGTACGCCATGGACATGGCCCTGGGCCCCACGCCTCTCGACGGCCGCGAACTCGCCGACATCCCCCTCTGGGTCACCTCCACCCGCGAGGAGTTCTACCACATACCCGCCGGCCGGAAGGCCGACTCCTCCCGCCTCCGGGAACGACTCGCCCGAGGGTTGGCCAAGCGGATGGGCATGACCGGATCCTTCGACACCTGGCTCGCCGCCGCCCGCGAGATCGACCCCCGCCGCATCGGCGGGCGCCTCATCGGCGACGCCCAGAACCGCCGCTGGGTCTCCCAGACCGCCGAGGAGGCACCGGGGCGCGTATGGATGAGCGAGTTCGTCCGCGACCACGGCCCCGCCCTCCACTGCGCCGACATCCCCACCGTATTCGGACTCGAACCCGGCCCCTCCCACGACCTGCTGCTCACCTTCGCCCGCGGCGAGGAGCTGCCGTGGCCCGAGTTCGACGCGGACGGCGAGCGCACGGCGCTGCGCATCAACCTCGACTCGGGCGAGACCACCCTGGTCAACGACCCGTTGAAGATGGTGCGCGAGGCGTTCGGGTCGGCGGCACCGTAA
- a CDS encoding ABC transporter ATP-binding protein: MNSLARIIRSASALWPYYLGVVLVSTAAAALALVSPFIFREATDTIVGTLSGETTAEQVTRTLLFLAIGLLVADLANTAMTNLGGYIGDVMAMRMRQILSTRYYAKLLALPQRYFDGQVTGTVIARLDRSITSITQFLQSFSNNFLPMLIQVAAVLAITAWYYWPLTLLLASLFPIYMYLTTLTSKRWQKLEGEKNEQIDIANGRFSEVIGQVKVVKSFVAEVRELDDFGRRYGKTVEITRPQSSWWHQMDTLRGAALNVIFFGIYLVLFFQTLNGRFTLGDMVMLIQLVTMAKQPVFMMSWIVDAAQRAMAGSKDYFKVLEEEFEPTANAELVAATEASGVPVLDLTPIAPLAPVEGRPVIEFDDVTFAYEPGEDVISNVSITAREGEKIALVGESGGGKSTLVNLLLGLYPLSSGRMSVCGHDVADLTAEQLRASVGVVFQEAALFSGTIRENIAYGRPGATDEQIIDVARRANAHDFISRFPDGYDTVIGERGLRLSGGQKQRVAVARAMLKDAPVLVLDEATSALDTKSERAVQAGLDELMKDRTTLIIAHRLSTIAGVDTIVTLREGHVDEIGSPDQLAASGGIYAELLQLTASSSAADRARLKKYGFVADGADGADAAESEDSEDVSEGLSEDARH; this comes from the coding sequence GTGAATTCCCTCGCCCGAATCATCCGCAGTGCGTCGGCGCTGTGGCCCTACTATCTGGGTGTCGTTCTCGTGTCCACCGCGGCCGCGGCACTGGCGCTGGTGTCCCCGTTCATCTTCCGGGAGGCCACCGACACGATCGTGGGCACGCTCAGCGGGGAGACCACCGCCGAGCAGGTCACCCGGACGCTGCTGTTCCTGGCGATCGGCCTGCTGGTCGCGGACCTGGCGAACACCGCGATGACCAACCTCGGCGGCTACATCGGCGACGTCATGGCGATGCGGATGCGGCAGATCCTGTCCACCCGCTACTACGCCAAGCTGCTGGCGCTGCCGCAGCGCTACTTCGACGGCCAGGTCACCGGCACCGTCATCGCCCGGCTGGACCGCTCGATCACGTCGATCACCCAGTTCCTCCAGTCGTTCTCCAACAACTTTTTGCCCATGCTCATCCAGGTGGCGGCGGTCCTGGCCATCACGGCCTGGTACTACTGGCCGCTCACGCTGCTGCTGGCGTCACTGTTCCCGATCTACATGTACCTGACCACCCTCACCTCCAAGCGCTGGCAGAAGCTCGAGGGTGAGAAGAACGAGCAGATCGACATCGCCAACGGCCGGTTCTCCGAGGTCATCGGCCAGGTCAAGGTGGTCAAGTCCTTCGTCGCGGAGGTCCGCGAGCTCGACGACTTCGGGCGCCGGTACGGCAAGACCGTGGAGATCACCCGCCCCCAGTCCAGCTGGTGGCACCAGATGGACACCCTCCGCGGCGCCGCCCTCAACGTCATCTTCTTCGGCATCTACCTGGTCCTGTTCTTCCAGACCCTGAACGGCCGCTTCACCCTCGGCGACATGGTCATGCTCATCCAGCTGGTCACCATGGCCAAGCAGCCGGTGTTCATGATGAGCTGGATCGTCGACGCCGCCCAGCGCGCGATGGCCGGCTCCAAGGACTATTTCAAGGTCCTCGAGGAGGAGTTCGAGCCCACCGCCAACGCCGAACTCGTCGCCGCCACCGAAGCCTCCGGCGTCCCCGTCCTCGACCTCACCCCCATCGCGCCGCTGGCGCCGGTGGAGGGCCGGCCCGTCATCGAGTTCGACGACGTCACCTTCGCCTACGAACCCGGCGAGGACGTCATCAGCAACGTGAGCATCACCGCCCGCGAAGGCGAGAAGATCGCGCTGGTCGGCGAGTCCGGCGGCGGCAAGTCCACCCTGGTCAACCTGCTGCTCGGCCTGTACCCGCTGTCGTCGGGCCGGATGAGCGTCTGCGGCCACGACGTCGCCGACCTCACCGCCGAACAGCTGCGCGCCAGCGTCGGCGTCGTCTTCCAGGAGGCCGCCCTGTTCTCCGGCACCATCCGCGAGAACATCGCCTACGGCCGCCCCGGCGCCACCGACGAGCAGATCATCGACGTCGCCCGCCGCGCCAACGCCCACGACTTCATCTCCCGCTTCCCCGACGGCTACGACACCGTCATCGGCGAACGCGGCCTGCGCCTGTCCGGCGGCCAGAAACAGCGCGTCGCCGTCGCCCGCGCCATGCTCAAGGACGCCCCCGTCCTCGTCCTCGACGAGGCCACCTCCGCCCTGGACACCAAGTCCGAACGCGCCGTCCAGGCGGGCCTCGACGAGCTGATGAAGGACCGCACCACCCTCATCATCGCGCACCGCTTGTCGACGATCGCGGGCGTCGACACCATCGTCACCCTGCGGGAGGGCCACGTCGACGAGATCGGTTCCCCCGACCAGCTCGCCGCCTCCGGCGGCATCTACGCCGAACTCCTCCAGCTCACCGCCTCCTCCTCCGCCGCAGACCGCGCCCGCCTGAAGAAGTACGGCTTCGTCGCCGACGGGGCCGATGGGGCCGATGCCGCTGAATCCGAGGATTCGGAGGACGTTTCGGAGGGGCTGTCGGAGGACGCGCGGCACTGA
- a CDS encoding NUDIX hydrolase, protein MAEEYWDTFDEARQPTGRTVQRGADLAAGDLHVVIHVCLFNADGEMLIQRRADDKRGWPGMWDFSTGGSVTRGESSWQGAEREVFEELGVRLDLSGVRPSFTFNFHRGFDDFYLIDHEVDISDLAIPNAEVAEARWAGRDEVLELLGAGLFIPYRRSAIEFVFDFRGQYDIFDRDALTPEMLP, encoded by the coding sequence ATGGCCGAGGAGTACTGGGACACCTTCGACGAGGCTCGCCAGCCCACCGGCCGAACGGTGCAGCGCGGGGCGGACCTGGCGGCGGGTGATCTCCATGTGGTCATCCACGTCTGCCTGTTCAATGCGGACGGTGAGATGCTCATCCAGCGGCGGGCCGATGACAAGCGCGGCTGGCCCGGGATGTGGGACTTCTCCACGGGTGGCAGCGTCACCCGCGGCGAGAGCAGCTGGCAGGGCGCGGAGCGGGAGGTGTTCGAGGAGCTCGGTGTCCGCCTCGACCTGTCCGGCGTCCGGCCCAGCTTCACCTTCAACTTTCACCGCGGTTTCGATGATTTCTATCTGATCGATCACGAGGTGGACATCAGTGATCTGGCGATCCCCAACGCCGAGGTCGCGGAGGCCAGATGGGCGGGCCGGGACGAGGTCCTCGAGCTGCTGGGCGCCGGGTTGTTCATCCCGTACCGGCGCAGTGCCATCGAGTTCGTCTTCGATTTCCGCGGACAATACGACATCTTCGACCGGGACGCGTTGACCCCGGAGATGCTGCCCTGA
- the malQ gene encoding 4-alpha-glucanotransferase — MTYQDVLRELSDAHGVATQYTDSDGEQVIVSEDTLLKTLRALGVPLIDAPSEHDLHSALSAHRDTEATRPLPPSIVAVAGDARTFNVHVHDGAPADVAIILEDGTIREVHQEENWTPPYHRDGIAWGEATFRLPDDLPLGWHTITLDSRDDHHECALIITPARLSTTDTYVTAPATGVMAQMYSVRSENSWGIGDFHDMGHLAEVLATEAGADYLLVNPMHAGEPFPPVEDSPYLPTTRRFINPIYLRIEDVPELDLMDADTRADVDELASELRDLNRSGDIIERNPVFQAKLDVLHELHHLPRTPERETAFRAFIEREGQGLVDFATWCAQREYEALHSDRAHAIPPRMDELINFYMWLQFLCDEQLAAAQARAKAAGMTIGIMADLAVGVHPGGADAHNLAPWLAPDASVGAPPDGYNQLGQDWSQPPWHPRALAEAGYRPWRNLLSTVLRHSGGIRVDHILGLFRLFWIPRMQSPTTGTYVNYDHEAMVGILALEAERAGAVVIGEDLGTFESWVQDVLAAKGVMGTSIVWFEGSPSGEGPRHQGEYRPLALSSVTTHDLPPTAGYLAGEHITLRDQLGLFTRPAADEDAEDLTWQAEVLDRVRETGCFDGTDLAETEFAGKKRDERGPINELITGLHRFVAGTPSALSCTALVDMVGDRRAQNQPGTTRDLYPNWCIPLSDGQGRPVLIEDLADNTLFHEVAKAGQRPGRD; from the coding sequence GTGACTTACCAGGACGTGTTGAGAGAACTGAGCGACGCCCACGGCGTGGCCACGCAGTACACCGACAGCGACGGAGAGCAGGTCATCGTCTCCGAGGACACGCTGCTCAAGACGTTGCGGGCCCTCGGCGTCCCGCTTATCGACGCCCCCTCCGAGCACGACCTGCACTCCGCACTGTCCGCACACCGCGACACCGAGGCCACCCGCCCGCTGCCGCCGAGCATCGTCGCCGTCGCCGGCGACGCCCGCACCTTCAACGTCCACGTCCATGACGGCGCCCCCGCCGACGTGGCGATCATCCTCGAGGACGGCACCATCCGCGAGGTCCACCAGGAGGAGAACTGGACCCCGCCGTACCACCGCGACGGCATCGCCTGGGGCGAGGCCACCTTCCGGCTGCCGGATGATCTGCCGCTGGGCTGGCACACCATCACCCTCGACTCGCGCGACGACCACCACGAGTGCGCGCTGATCATCACCCCCGCCCGCCTGTCCACCACCGACACCTACGTCACCGCCCCCGCCACCGGCGTCATGGCGCAGATGTACTCCGTGCGTTCCGAGAACTCCTGGGGCATCGGCGACTTCCACGACATGGGGCATCTCGCGGAGGTCCTGGCCACCGAGGCCGGCGCCGACTACCTCCTGGTCAACCCCATGCACGCCGGTGAGCCGTTCCCGCCCGTCGAGGACTCGCCCTACCTGCCCACCACCCGCCGGTTCATCAACCCCATCTACCTGCGCATCGAGGACGTCCCCGAGCTCGACCTCATGGACGCCGACACGCGTGCGGACGTCGACGAGCTCGCCTCCGAGCTCCGCGACCTCAACCGCTCCGGCGACATCATCGAGCGCAACCCCGTCTTCCAGGCCAAGCTCGACGTCCTCCACGAGCTGCACCACCTGCCGCGCACGCCGGAGCGCGAGACCGCGTTCCGCGCCTTCATCGAGCGGGAGGGCCAGGGCCTGGTCGACTTCGCCACCTGGTGCGCCCAGCGCGAGTACGAGGCCCTCCACTCCGACCGGGCACACGCCATCCCGCCGCGCATGGACGAGCTCATCAACTTCTACATGTGGCTGCAGTTCCTCTGCGACGAGCAGCTCGCCGCCGCCCAGGCCCGCGCGAAGGCCGCCGGCATGACGATCGGCATCATGGCCGACCTCGCCGTCGGCGTGCACCCCGGTGGCGCCGACGCCCACAACCTCGCCCCCTGGCTGGCACCCGACGCCTCCGTCGGCGCCCCGCCGGACGGCTACAACCAGCTCGGCCAGGACTGGTCCCAGCCGCCGTGGCACCCGCGTGCCCTCGCCGAGGCCGGCTACCGGCCGTGGCGCAACCTGCTGTCCACCGTCCTGCGCCACTCCGGCGGCATCCGCGTCGACCACATCCTCGGCCTGTTCCGTCTCTTCTGGATCCCCCGGATGCAGTCCCCCACCACCGGCACCTATGTCAACTACGACCACGAGGCGATGGTCGGCATCCTCGCCCTCGAGGCCGAGCGCGCCGGCGCCGTGGTCATCGGCGAGGACCTGGGCACCTTCGAGTCCTGGGTCCAGGACGTCCTCGCCGCCAAGGGTGTCATGGGCACCTCCATCGTGTGGTTCGAGGGCTCCCCCTCCGGCGAGGGCCCCCGCCACCAGGGCGAGTACCGCCCCCTGGCGCTGAGTTCGGTGACCACCCATGACCTGCCGCCCACCGCCGGCTACCTCGCCGGTGAGCACATCACCCTGCGTGACCAGCTGGGCCTGTTCACCCGCCCCGCCGCCGACGAGGACGCCGAGGACCTCACCTGGCAGGCCGAGGTCCTCGACCGTGTCCGCGAGACCGGCTGCTTCGACGGCACCGACCTGGCGGAGACCGAGTTCGCGGGGAAGAAGCGCGACGAGCGTGGCCCGATCAACGAGCTCATCACCGGCCTGCACCGCTTCGTCGCCGGCACCCCCTCGGCGCTGAGCTGCACCGCCCTGGTGGACATGGTCGGCGACCGCCGCGCCCAGAACCAGCCCGGCACCACCCGTGACCTCTACCCCAACTGGTGCATCCCCCTCAGCGACGGGCAGGGACGCCCCGTCCTCATCGAGGACCTCGCCGACAACACGCTGTTCCACGAGGTGGCCAAGGCCGGTCAGCGCCCCGGCCGGGATTAG